A genomic segment from Pradoshia eiseniae encodes:
- a CDS encoding YezD family protein: MTHLEQMLTTIKFGSITLVVQDGKVIQIEKNEKVRLQPTSINKPK; this comes from the coding sequence ATGACTCATTTGGAGCAAATGCTGACTACGATTAAATTTGGGTCAATCACATTGGTGGTTCAAGATGGAAAGGTTATTCAAATAGAAAAGAATGAGAAGGTTCGCCTTCAACCAACATCAATTAATAAACCTAAATAG
- a CDS encoding phosphoadenylyl-sulfate reductase, whose amino-acid sequence MEKTNQWHEKSESFNIHDETKGAKVVLEWSFKHFHEEKIIYASSFGAEAIVLIDLISQVKPDASIVFLDTGLHFPETYEVIDRIEARYKDLKIERKLPDLTLDEQREQYGSALWKRDPNKCCEIRKVIPLREALTPMDAWISGLRRDQSLSRANTDFFNEDRKFNNIKICPLIHWTWDEVWNYIHERNLPYNSLHDQGYPSIGCFPCTQAVAVGADSRAGRWSGTGKTECGLHTE is encoded by the coding sequence ATGGAGAAAACCAATCAATGGCACGAGAAGTCGGAGTCATTCAATATACATGATGAAACAAAAGGGGCAAAGGTGGTTCTTGAGTGGTCGTTTAAGCATTTTCATGAAGAGAAAATCATTTACGCTTCAAGCTTTGGGGCGGAGGCGATTGTGTTAATTGATTTGATTAGCCAGGTGAAGCCGGATGCTTCCATTGTCTTTTTAGATACGGGCCTTCATTTTCCGGAAACGTATGAGGTCATCGATAGGATTGAAGCGAGATATAAAGATTTGAAGATTGAGAGGAAGCTTCCTGATCTGACACTGGATGAGCAGCGGGAGCAATACGGGTCAGCTCTTTGGAAAAGGGATCCGAATAAATGCTGTGAGATTCGAAAGGTCATTCCTTTAAGGGAAGCCTTAACGCCAATGGATGCGTGGATTTCTGGCTTAAGGAGAGACCAATCGCTCTCAAGGGCCAATACGGATTTCTTTAATGAGGATAGGAAGTTCAACAACATTAAGATTTGTCCGTTAATCCACTGGACATGGGATGAAGTATGGAACTATATCCATGAGCGGAATCTCCCATATAACAGCCTGCATGATCAGGGGTATCCAAGTATCGGCTGCTTCCCATGCACACAAGCTGTAGCTGTTGGTGCTGATAGCCGTGCGGGCCGCTGGAGCGGAACAGGCAAAACGGAATGCGGGTTGCATACAGAGTGA
- a CDS encoding inorganic phosphate transporter, whose translation MLMIIAVAVGLFFAMNIGASGAAASMGISYGSGVIKKPIIALSLCGIAVFLGAWLGGGEVVKTLGNGIVPKETFTISIALIVLASAALSLFLANILAIPLSTSEVTVGSIVGAGIVYQSLYVAQFAWIFMFWILTPLVAFAVAVLAGKFLKWPAVKNWVRSKKAKPVLAVLVVIMGIFEAFSAGMNNVANAVGPLVGADILTTQSGIFWGGLFVAIGALLLGRGVLETNGKKITELRIEEGCIISGTGAGLVMAASIFGIPVPLVQITTSSIIGIGFAKQGMSVLKKDIVIRLLAVWIVSPVLSMVLCFTLIQLLIEHNIYPIVVMAGLLISVFGVKYLMKKKPDESREVMLSKQN comes from the coding sequence ATGCTGATGATTATAGCCGTGGCAGTTGGATTGTTCTTTGCAATGAATATCGGTGCGAGCGGGGCCGCGGCATCAATGGGCATTTCATATGGATCGGGCGTCATCAAGAAACCCATCATTGCCTTAAGCTTATGCGGAATTGCCGTTTTTCTTGGGGCTTGGCTTGGCGGGGGAGAGGTAGTCAAAACGCTCGGTAATGGCATTGTCCCGAAAGAAACGTTCACCATCTCAATTGCGCTGATTGTGCTTGCATCGGCAGCCCTGTCTCTGTTCCTTGCTAATATTTTGGCAATTCCCCTCTCAACGAGTGAAGTGACAGTGGGGTCCATCGTGGGAGCGGGCATTGTCTATCAAAGTCTATATGTGGCGCAATTTGCTTGGATATTCATGTTTTGGATTTTAACGCCTCTAGTGGCCTTTGCCGTTGCTGTCTTGGCAGGAAAGTTCCTGAAATGGCCTGCTGTGAAGAATTGGGTCCGTTCAAAAAAGGCGAAACCAGTCCTAGCCGTATTAGTGGTCATCATGGGGATATTTGAAGCCTTTTCTGCCGGAATGAATAATGTGGCCAATGCAGTCGGTCCCCTCGTTGGGGCAGATATCCTTACTACTCAGTCAGGTATTTTCTGGGGAGGTTTATTTGTCGCCATTGGTGCCCTCCTGCTTGGCAGGGGGGTTCTTGAAACGAATGGGAAGAAAATTACGGAATTGAGGATAGAGGAGGGCTGCATCATCTCTGGAACTGGAGCAGGACTCGTGATGGCGGCCTCCATCTTCGGCATTCCTGTCCCGTTGGTGCAGATTACGACATCATCGATTATTGGCATTGGATTCGCCAAGCAGGGGATGTCCGTTTTAAAGAAGGACATCGTTATAAGACTGCTCGCTGTCTGGATTGTATCTCCGGTGCTTTCGATGGTGCTTTGCTTTACTTTGATCCAATTGCTGATTGAGCACAATATATATCCGATTGTTGTGATGGCTGGCTTATTGATTTCCGTTTTTGGCGTGAAGTATTTGATGAAGAAGAAACCTGATGAATCAAGAGAGGTAATGCTCTCGAAGCAGAACTAA